A single Saccopteryx bilineata isolate mSacBil1 chromosome 11, mSacBil1_pri_phased_curated, whole genome shotgun sequence DNA region contains:
- the LOC136315199 gene encoding methyl-CpG-binding domain protein 1 isoform X31: MAEEWLDCPALGPGWKRREVFRKSGATCGRSDTYYQSPTGDRIRSKVELTRYLGPACDLTLFDFKQGILCYPAPKAPSLTLPSKKRKKPSKPVKARKCQVGQQRVEVRKEAPGNETKSDANTVSASLPAPGCCENCGISFSGDGIRRQRLKTLCKDCRAQRIAFNREQRMFKRVGCGECAACQVTEDCGACSTCLLQLPHDVASGLFCKCERRRCLRIVEKSRGCGVCRGCQTREDCGHCRVCLRPPRPGLRRQWRCVQRRCLRGKKHSRRRGGCDAKKVARRRPRAQPLPPLPPSQPPESPELHPRALGPSPPAEFIYYCVDEDELQPYTNRRQNRKCGACAACLRRMDCGHCDFCCDKPKFGGSNQKRQKCRWRQCLQFAMKRLLPSVWAGSEDGAGSPPPYPRRKRAGSTRRPRLGHTLKPPLSTPTARQDHAQTPMKQEAGSGFVLPPPGTDLVFLREGASSPVQVPGPAPASTERVLQAVDPGLPLVKQEPPDSEEDKEKSKDDSASDSAPEEEAGGAGTPVITEIFSLGGTRLRDTAVWLPSLQGRQSRRQDGSKVREKKKTLAPTKTSWTPRRWPGTHVTLSPPPTSMTWVSCRRNWCSSPQS, from the exons CCCCACAGGAGACAGGATCCGAAGCAAAGTGGAGCTGACCCGATACCTGGGTCCTGCGTGTGACCTCACCCTCTTCGACTTCAAACAAGGCATCCTGTGCTATCCAGCCCCCAAG GCCCCTTCCTTGACTCTCCCCAGCAAGAAGCGGAAGAAACCTTCAAAGCCAGTTAAAGCTCGGAAATGTCAGGTTGGACAGCAAAGGGTTGAGGTCAGAAAGGAGGCCCCAGGGAATGAAACCAAGTCTGATGCTAACACAGTCTCAGCTTCGCTCCCTGCTCCTGG GTGCTGTGAGAACTGTGGAATCAGCTTCTCAGGGGATGGTATCCGAAGGCAGCGGCTCAAGACATTGTGCAAGGACTGCCGAG CGCAGAGAATTGCTTTCAACCGAGAGCAGAGGATGTTTAAG CGTGTGGGCTGTGGAGAGTGTGCGGCTTGCCAGGTAACTGAGGACTGCGGGGCCTGCTCCACCTGCCTTCTGCAGCTGCCCCACGATGTGGCTTCGGGGCTATTCTGCAAATGTGAGCGGAGACGGTGCCTCCGGATTGTGGAAAAG AGCCGAGGGTGTGGAGTGTGCCGGGGCTGTCAAACCCGAGAGGACTGTGGCCATTGCCGAGTCTGCCTTCGCCCTCCCCGCCCTGGTCTCAGGCGCCAGTGGAGGTGCGTCCAGCGGCGCTGCCTACGA GGTAAAAAACATAGTCGCCGCAGGGGAGGCTGCGACGCCAAGAAGGTTGCCCGACGGCGTCCCCGAGCCCAGCCATTGCCTCCGCTTCCCCCGTCGCAGCCTCCAGAGTCCCCAGAGCTG CaccccagagccctgggcccCTCGCCACCTGCCGAGTTCATCTATTACTGTGTAGACGAGGACGAGCTA CAGCCTTACACGAACCGCCGGCAGAACCGAAAGTGTGGGGCCTGTGCAGCCTGCCTGAGGCGGATGGACTGTGGCCACTGTGACTTCTGCTGTGACAAGCCCAAGTTCGGAGGCAGCAACCAGAAGCGCCAGAAGTGTCGTTGGCGCCAATGCCTGCAGTTTGCCATG AAGCGCCTGCTGCCAAGTGTCTGGGCAGGATCTGAGGATGGGGCAGGGTCACCCCCACCTTATCCTCGTCGAAAGAGGGCCGGATCAACTCGACGGCCCCGTCTGGGCCATACCCTGAAGCCCCCCTTGAGCACACCCACAGCCCGACAAGACCATGCCCAGACTCCAATGAAGCAGGAAGCAGGCAGTGGCTTCGTGTTGCCCCCACCTGGCACTGACCTTGTGTTCTTACGGGAGGGAGCAAGCAGTCCTGTGCAGGTGCCTGGCCCTGCCCCAGCTTCCACAGAACGCGTGTTACAG GCAGTAGATCCAGGCTTGCCACTTGTGAAGCAAGAGCCACCTGACTCTGAGGAGGACAAGGAGAAGAGCAAGGATGACTCGGCCTCTGATTCCGCtccagaggaggaggcaggaggtgcTGGCACACCTGTG ATCACGGAGATTTTCAGCCTGGGTGGAACCCGCCTCCGGGACACAGCAGTCTGGTTGCCAAG TCTGCAGGGCAGGCAATCGAGAAGGCAAGATGGAAGTAAAGTGCGGGAGAAGAAGAAGACATTGGCGCCCACAAAGACAAGCTGGACCCCCCGCAGATGGCCTGGAACCCATGTCACTCTCTCACCACCTCCAACTTCGATGACGTGGGTGTCCTGCAGAAGAAACTGGTGCTCTTCACCACAGAGTTAA
- the LOC136315199 gene encoding methyl-CpG-binding domain protein 1 isoform X16, whose amino-acid sequence MAEEWLDCPALGPGWKRREVFRKSGATCGRSDTYYQSPTGDRIRSKVELTRYLGPACDLTLFDFKQGILCYPAPKAPSLTLPSKKRKKPSKPVKARKCQVGQQRVEVRKEAPGNETKSDANTVSASLPAPGCCENCGISFSGDGIRRQRLKTLCKDCRAQRIAFNREQRMFKRVGCGECAACQVTEDCGACSTCLLQLPHDVASGLFCKCERRRCLRIVEKSRGCGVCRGCQTREDCGHCRVCLRPPRPGLRRQWRCVQRRCLRGKKHSRRRGGCDAKKVARRRPRAQPLPPLPPSQPPESPELHPRALGPSPPAEFIYYCVDEDELPYTNRRQNRKCGACAACLRRMDCGHCDFCCDKPKFGGSNQKRQKCRWRQCLQFAMKRLLPSVWAGSEDGAGSPPPYPRRKRAGSTRRPRLGHTLKPPLSTPTARQDHAQTPMKQEAGSGFVLPPPGTDLVFLREGASSPVQVPGPAPASTERVLQEAQCPGLSWVVALPQVKQEKADAQEDWTPGTAILTSPGLLPGCPSKAVDPGLPLVKQEPPDSEEDKEKSKDDSASDSAPEEEAGGAGTPVITEIFSLGGTRLRDTAVWLPRAGNREGKMEVKCGRRRRHWRPQRQAGPPADGLEPMSLSHHLQLR is encoded by the exons CCCCACAGGAGACAGGATCCGAAGCAAAGTGGAGCTGACCCGATACCTGGGTCCTGCGTGTGACCTCACCCTCTTCGACTTCAAACAAGGCATCCTGTGCTATCCAGCCCCCAAG GCCCCTTCCTTGACTCTCCCCAGCAAGAAGCGGAAGAAACCTTCAAAGCCAGTTAAAGCTCGGAAATGTCAGGTTGGACAGCAAAGGGTTGAGGTCAGAAAGGAGGCCCCAGGGAATGAAACCAAGTCTGATGCTAACACAGTCTCAGCTTCGCTCCCTGCTCCTGG GTGCTGTGAGAACTGTGGAATCAGCTTCTCAGGGGATGGTATCCGAAGGCAGCGGCTCAAGACATTGTGCAAGGACTGCCGAG CGCAGAGAATTGCTTTCAACCGAGAGCAGAGGATGTTTAAG CGTGTGGGCTGTGGAGAGTGTGCGGCTTGCCAGGTAACTGAGGACTGCGGGGCCTGCTCCACCTGCCTTCTGCAGCTGCCCCACGATGTGGCTTCGGGGCTATTCTGCAAATGTGAGCGGAGACGGTGCCTCCGGATTGTGGAAAAG AGCCGAGGGTGTGGAGTGTGCCGGGGCTGTCAAACCCGAGAGGACTGTGGCCATTGCCGAGTCTGCCTTCGCCCTCCCCGCCCTGGTCTCAGGCGCCAGTGGAGGTGCGTCCAGCGGCGCTGCCTACGA GGTAAAAAACATAGTCGCCGCAGGGGAGGCTGCGACGCCAAGAAGGTTGCCCGACGGCGTCCCCGAGCCCAGCCATTGCCTCCGCTTCCCCCGTCGCAGCCTCCAGAGTCCCCAGAGCTG CaccccagagccctgggcccCTCGCCACCTGCCGAGTTCATCTATTACTGTGTAGACGAGGACGAGCTA CCTTACACGAACCGCCGGCAGAACCGAAAGTGTGGGGCCTGTGCAGCCTGCCTGAGGCGGATGGACTGTGGCCACTGTGACTTCTGCTGTGACAAGCCCAAGTTCGGAGGCAGCAACCAGAAGCGCCAGAAGTGTCGTTGGCGCCAATGCCTGCAGTTTGCCATG AAGCGCCTGCTGCCAAGTGTCTGGGCAGGATCTGAGGATGGGGCAGGGTCACCCCCACCTTATCCTCGTCGAAAGAGGGCCGGATCAACTCGACGGCCCCGTCTGGGCCATACCCTGAAGCCCCCCTTGAGCACACCCACAGCCCGACAAGACCATGCCCAGACTCCAATGAAGCAGGAAGCAGGCAGTGGCTTCGTGTTGCCCCCACCTGGCACTGACCTTGTGTTCTTACGGGAGGGAGCAAGCAGTCCTGTGCAGGTGCCTGGCCCTGCCCCAGCTTCCACAGAACGCGTGTTACAG GAGGCCCAGTGCCCTGGCCTGAGTTGGGTTGTGGCCTTACCCCAGGTGAAGCAAGAGAAGGCGGATGCCCAGGAAGACTGGACACCAGGCACAGCCATCCTGACTTCTCCTGGATTGCTGCCTGGCTGCCCCAGCAAG GCAGTAGATCCAGGCTTGCCACTTGTGAAGCAAGAGCCACCTGACTCTGAGGAGGACAAGGAGAAGAGCAAGGATGACTCGGCCTCTGATTCCGCtccagaggaggaggcaggaggtgcTGGCACACCTGTG ATCACGGAGATTTTCAGCCTGGGTGGAACCCGCCTCCGGGACACAGCAGTCTGGTTGCCAAG GGCAGGCAATCGAGAAGGCAAGATGGAAGTAAAGTGCGGGAGAAGAAGAAGACATTGGCGCCCACAAAGACAAGCTGGACCCCCCGCAGATGGCCTGGAACCCATGTCACTCTCTCACCACCTCCAACTTCGATGA
- the LOC136315199 gene encoding methyl-CpG-binding domain protein 1 isoform X28: MAEEWLDCPALGPGWKRREVFRKSGATCGRSDTYYQSPTGDRIRSKVELTRYLGPACDLTLFDFKQGILCYPAPKAPSLTLPSKKRKKPSKPVKARKCQVGQQRVEVRKEAPGNETKSDANTVSASLPAPGCCENCGISFSGDGIRRQRLKTLCKDCRAQRIAFNREQRMFKRVGCGECAACQVTEDCGACSTCLLQLPHDVASGLFCKCERRRCLRIVEKSRGCGVCRGCQTREDCGHCRVCLRPPRPGLRRQWRCVQRRCLRHLAHRLRRHHQRCQRRPPLAVAPPAGKKHSRRRGGCDAKKVARRRPRAQPLPPLPPSQPPESPELHPRALGPSPPAEFIYYCVDEDELQPYTNRRQNRKCGACAACLRRMDCGHCDFCCDKPKFGGSNQKRQKCRWRQCLQFAMKRLLPSVWAGSEDGAGSPPPYPRRKRAGSTRRPRLGHTLKPPLSTPTARQDHAQTPMKQEAGSGFVLPPPGTDLVFLREGASSPVQVPGPAPASTERVLQEAQCPGLSWVVALPQVKQEKADAQEDWTPGTAILTSPGLLPGCPSKAVDPGLPLVKQEPPDSEEDKEKSKDDSASDSAPEEEAGDHGDFQPGWNPPPGHSSLVAKV, from the exons CCCCACAGGAGACAGGATCCGAAGCAAAGTGGAGCTGACCCGATACCTGGGTCCTGCGTGTGACCTCACCCTCTTCGACTTCAAACAAGGCATCCTGTGCTATCCAGCCCCCAAG GCCCCTTCCTTGACTCTCCCCAGCAAGAAGCGGAAGAAACCTTCAAAGCCAGTTAAAGCTCGGAAATGTCAGGTTGGACAGCAAAGGGTTGAGGTCAGAAAGGAGGCCCCAGGGAATGAAACCAAGTCTGATGCTAACACAGTCTCAGCTTCGCTCCCTGCTCCTGG GTGCTGTGAGAACTGTGGAATCAGCTTCTCAGGGGATGGTATCCGAAGGCAGCGGCTCAAGACATTGTGCAAGGACTGCCGAG CGCAGAGAATTGCTTTCAACCGAGAGCAGAGGATGTTTAAG CGTGTGGGCTGTGGAGAGTGTGCGGCTTGCCAGGTAACTGAGGACTGCGGGGCCTGCTCCACCTGCCTTCTGCAGCTGCCCCACGATGTGGCTTCGGGGCTATTCTGCAAATGTGAGCGGAGACGGTGCCTCCGGATTGTGGAAAAG AGCCGAGGGTGTGGAGTGTGCCGGGGCTGTCAAACCCGAGAGGACTGTGGCCATTGCCGAGTCTGCCTTCGCCCTCCCCGCCCTGGTCTCAGGCGCCAGTGGAGGTGCGTCCAGCGGCGCTGCCTACGA CACCTTGCCCATCGCCTGCGTCGCCACCATCAGCGATGTCAACGACGCCCTCCCCTAGCTGTGGCTCCCCCTGCT GGTAAAAAACATAGTCGCCGCAGGGGAGGCTGCGACGCCAAGAAGGTTGCCCGACGGCGTCCCCGAGCCCAGCCATTGCCTCCGCTTCCCCCGTCGCAGCCTCCAGAGTCCCCAGAGCTG CaccccagagccctgggcccCTCGCCACCTGCCGAGTTCATCTATTACTGTGTAGACGAGGACGAGCTA CAGCCTTACACGAACCGCCGGCAGAACCGAAAGTGTGGGGCCTGTGCAGCCTGCCTGAGGCGGATGGACTGTGGCCACTGTGACTTCTGCTGTGACAAGCCCAAGTTCGGAGGCAGCAACCAGAAGCGCCAGAAGTGTCGTTGGCGCCAATGCCTGCAGTTTGCCATG AAGCGCCTGCTGCCAAGTGTCTGGGCAGGATCTGAGGATGGGGCAGGGTCACCCCCACCTTATCCTCGTCGAAAGAGGGCCGGATCAACTCGACGGCCCCGTCTGGGCCATACCCTGAAGCCCCCCTTGAGCACACCCACAGCCCGACAAGACCATGCCCAGACTCCAATGAAGCAGGAAGCAGGCAGTGGCTTCGTGTTGCCCCCACCTGGCACTGACCTTGTGTTCTTACGGGAGGGAGCAAGCAGTCCTGTGCAGGTGCCTGGCCCTGCCCCAGCTTCCACAGAACGCGTGTTACAG GAGGCCCAGTGCCCTGGCCTGAGTTGGGTTGTGGCCTTACCCCAGGTGAAGCAAGAGAAGGCGGATGCCCAGGAAGACTGGACACCAGGCACAGCCATCCTGACTTCTCCTGGATTGCTGCCTGGCTGCCCCAGCAAG GCAGTAGATCCAGGCTTGCCACTTGTGAAGCAAGAGCCACCTGACTCTGAGGAGGACAAGGAGAAGAGCAAGGATGACTCGGCCTCTGATTCCGCtccagaggaggaggcaggag ATCACGGAGATTTTCAGCCTGGGTGGAACCCGCCTCCGGGACACAGCAGTCTGGTTGCCAAG GTCTAA
- the LOC136315199 gene encoding methyl-CpG-binding domain protein 1 isoform X7: MAEEWLDCPALGPGWKRREVFRKSGATCGRSDTYYQSPTGDRIRSKVELTRYLGPACDLTLFDFKQGILCYPAPKAPSLTLPSKKRKKPSKPVKARKCQVGQQRVEVRKEAPGNETKSDANTVSASLPAPGCCENCGISFSGDGIRRQRLKTLCKDCRAQRIAFNREQRMFKRVGCGECAACQVTEDCGACSTCLLQLPHDVASGLFCKCERRRCLRIVEKSRGCGVCRGCQTREDCGHCRVCLRPPRPGLRRQWRCVQRRCLRHLAHRLRRHHQRCQRRPPLAVAPPAGKKHSRRRGGCDAKKVARRRPRAQPLPPLPPSQPPESPELHPRALGPSPPAEFIYYCVDEDELQPYTNRRQNRKCGACAACLRRMDCGHCDFCCDKPKFGGSNQKRQKCRWRQCLQFAMKRLLPSVWAGSEDGAGSPPPYPRRKRAGSTRRPRLGHTLKPPLSTPTARQDHAQTPMKQEAGSGFVLPPPGTDLVFLREGASSPVQVPGPAPASTERVLQEAQCPGLSWVVALPQVKQEKADAQEDWTPGTAILTSPGLLPGCPSKAVDPGLPLVKQEPPDSEEDKEKSKDDSASDSAPEEEAGGAGTPVITEIFSLGGTRLRDTAVWLPRAGNREGKMEVKCGRRRRHWRPQRQAGPPADGLEPMSLSHHLQLR, from the exons CCCCACAGGAGACAGGATCCGAAGCAAAGTGGAGCTGACCCGATACCTGGGTCCTGCGTGTGACCTCACCCTCTTCGACTTCAAACAAGGCATCCTGTGCTATCCAGCCCCCAAG GCCCCTTCCTTGACTCTCCCCAGCAAGAAGCGGAAGAAACCTTCAAAGCCAGTTAAAGCTCGGAAATGTCAGGTTGGACAGCAAAGGGTTGAGGTCAGAAAGGAGGCCCCAGGGAATGAAACCAAGTCTGATGCTAACACAGTCTCAGCTTCGCTCCCTGCTCCTGG GTGCTGTGAGAACTGTGGAATCAGCTTCTCAGGGGATGGTATCCGAAGGCAGCGGCTCAAGACATTGTGCAAGGACTGCCGAG CGCAGAGAATTGCTTTCAACCGAGAGCAGAGGATGTTTAAG CGTGTGGGCTGTGGAGAGTGTGCGGCTTGCCAGGTAACTGAGGACTGCGGGGCCTGCTCCACCTGCCTTCTGCAGCTGCCCCACGATGTGGCTTCGGGGCTATTCTGCAAATGTGAGCGGAGACGGTGCCTCCGGATTGTGGAAAAG AGCCGAGGGTGTGGAGTGTGCCGGGGCTGTCAAACCCGAGAGGACTGTGGCCATTGCCGAGTCTGCCTTCGCCCTCCCCGCCCTGGTCTCAGGCGCCAGTGGAGGTGCGTCCAGCGGCGCTGCCTACGA CACCTTGCCCATCGCCTGCGTCGCCACCATCAGCGATGTCAACGACGCCCTCCCCTAGCTGTGGCTCCCCCTGCT GGTAAAAAACATAGTCGCCGCAGGGGAGGCTGCGACGCCAAGAAGGTTGCCCGACGGCGTCCCCGAGCCCAGCCATTGCCTCCGCTTCCCCCGTCGCAGCCTCCAGAGTCCCCAGAGCTG CaccccagagccctgggcccCTCGCCACCTGCCGAGTTCATCTATTACTGTGTAGACGAGGACGAGCTA CAGCCTTACACGAACCGCCGGCAGAACCGAAAGTGTGGGGCCTGTGCAGCCTGCCTGAGGCGGATGGACTGTGGCCACTGTGACTTCTGCTGTGACAAGCCCAAGTTCGGAGGCAGCAACCAGAAGCGCCAGAAGTGTCGTTGGCGCCAATGCCTGCAGTTTGCCATG AAGCGCCTGCTGCCAAGTGTCTGGGCAGGATCTGAGGATGGGGCAGGGTCACCCCCACCTTATCCTCGTCGAAAGAGGGCCGGATCAACTCGACGGCCCCGTCTGGGCCATACCCTGAAGCCCCCCTTGAGCACACCCACAGCCCGACAAGACCATGCCCAGACTCCAATGAAGCAGGAAGCAGGCAGTGGCTTCGTGTTGCCCCCACCTGGCACTGACCTTGTGTTCTTACGGGAGGGAGCAAGCAGTCCTGTGCAGGTGCCTGGCCCTGCCCCAGCTTCCACAGAACGCGTGTTACAG GAGGCCCAGTGCCCTGGCCTGAGTTGGGTTGTGGCCTTACCCCAGGTGAAGCAAGAGAAGGCGGATGCCCAGGAAGACTGGACACCAGGCACAGCCATCCTGACTTCTCCTGGATTGCTGCCTGGCTGCCCCAGCAAG GCAGTAGATCCAGGCTTGCCACTTGTGAAGCAAGAGCCACCTGACTCTGAGGAGGACAAGGAGAAGAGCAAGGATGACTCGGCCTCTGATTCCGCtccagaggaggaggcaggaggtgcTGGCACACCTGTG ATCACGGAGATTTTCAGCCTGGGTGGAACCCGCCTCCGGGACACAGCAGTCTGGTTGCCAAG GGCAGGCAATCGAGAAGGCAAGATGGAAGTAAAGTGCGGGAGAAGAAGAAGACATTGGCGCCCACAAAGACAAGCTGGACCCCCCGCAGATGGCCTGGAACCCATGTCACTCTCTCACCACCTCCAACTTCGATGA
- the LOC136315199 gene encoding methyl-CpG-binding domain protein 1 isoform X4, producing MAEEWLDCPALGPGWKRREVFRKSGATCGRSDTYYQSPTGDRIRSKVELTRYLGPACDLTLFDFKQGILCYPAPKAPSLTLPSKKRKKPSKPVKARKCQVGQQRVEVRKEAPGNETKSDANTVSASLPAPGCCENCGISFSGDGIRRQRLKTLCKDCRAQRIAFNREQRMFKRVGCGECAACQVTEDCGACSTCLLQLPHDVASGLFCKCERRRCLRIVEKSRGCGVCRGCQTREDCGHCRVCLRPPRPGLRRQWRCVQRRCLRHLAHRLRRHHQRCQRRPPLAVAPPAGKKHSRRRGGCDAKKVARRRPRAQPLPPLPPSQPPESPELHPRALGPSPPAEFIYYCVDEDELQPYTNRRQNRKCGACAACLRRMDCGHCDFCCDKPKFGGSNQKRQKCRWRQCLQFAMKRLLPSVWAGSEDGAGSPPPYPRRKRAGSTRRPRLGHTLKPPLSTPTARQDHAQTPMKQEAGSGFVLPPPGTDLVFLREGASSPVQVPGPAPASTERVLQEAQCPGLSWVVALPQVKQEKADAQEDWTPGTAILTSPGLLPGCPSKAVDPGLPLVKQEPPDSEEDKEKSKDDSASDSAPEEEAGDHGDFQPGWNPPPGHSSLVAKGRQSRRQDGSKVREKKKTLAPTKTSWTPRRWPGTHVTLSPPPTSMTWVSCRRNWCSSPQS from the exons CCCCACAGGAGACAGGATCCGAAGCAAAGTGGAGCTGACCCGATACCTGGGTCCTGCGTGTGACCTCACCCTCTTCGACTTCAAACAAGGCATCCTGTGCTATCCAGCCCCCAAG GCCCCTTCCTTGACTCTCCCCAGCAAGAAGCGGAAGAAACCTTCAAAGCCAGTTAAAGCTCGGAAATGTCAGGTTGGACAGCAAAGGGTTGAGGTCAGAAAGGAGGCCCCAGGGAATGAAACCAAGTCTGATGCTAACACAGTCTCAGCTTCGCTCCCTGCTCCTGG GTGCTGTGAGAACTGTGGAATCAGCTTCTCAGGGGATGGTATCCGAAGGCAGCGGCTCAAGACATTGTGCAAGGACTGCCGAG CGCAGAGAATTGCTTTCAACCGAGAGCAGAGGATGTTTAAG CGTGTGGGCTGTGGAGAGTGTGCGGCTTGCCAGGTAACTGAGGACTGCGGGGCCTGCTCCACCTGCCTTCTGCAGCTGCCCCACGATGTGGCTTCGGGGCTATTCTGCAAATGTGAGCGGAGACGGTGCCTCCGGATTGTGGAAAAG AGCCGAGGGTGTGGAGTGTGCCGGGGCTGTCAAACCCGAGAGGACTGTGGCCATTGCCGAGTCTGCCTTCGCCCTCCCCGCCCTGGTCTCAGGCGCCAGTGGAGGTGCGTCCAGCGGCGCTGCCTACGA CACCTTGCCCATCGCCTGCGTCGCCACCATCAGCGATGTCAACGACGCCCTCCCCTAGCTGTGGCTCCCCCTGCT GGTAAAAAACATAGTCGCCGCAGGGGAGGCTGCGACGCCAAGAAGGTTGCCCGACGGCGTCCCCGAGCCCAGCCATTGCCTCCGCTTCCCCCGTCGCAGCCTCCAGAGTCCCCAGAGCTG CaccccagagccctgggcccCTCGCCACCTGCCGAGTTCATCTATTACTGTGTAGACGAGGACGAGCTA CAGCCTTACACGAACCGCCGGCAGAACCGAAAGTGTGGGGCCTGTGCAGCCTGCCTGAGGCGGATGGACTGTGGCCACTGTGACTTCTGCTGTGACAAGCCCAAGTTCGGAGGCAGCAACCAGAAGCGCCAGAAGTGTCGTTGGCGCCAATGCCTGCAGTTTGCCATG AAGCGCCTGCTGCCAAGTGTCTGGGCAGGATCTGAGGATGGGGCAGGGTCACCCCCACCTTATCCTCGTCGAAAGAGGGCCGGATCAACTCGACGGCCCCGTCTGGGCCATACCCTGAAGCCCCCCTTGAGCACACCCACAGCCCGACAAGACCATGCCCAGACTCCAATGAAGCAGGAAGCAGGCAGTGGCTTCGTGTTGCCCCCACCTGGCACTGACCTTGTGTTCTTACGGGAGGGAGCAAGCAGTCCTGTGCAGGTGCCTGGCCCTGCCCCAGCTTCCACAGAACGCGTGTTACAG GAGGCCCAGTGCCCTGGCCTGAGTTGGGTTGTGGCCTTACCCCAGGTGAAGCAAGAGAAGGCGGATGCCCAGGAAGACTGGACACCAGGCACAGCCATCCTGACTTCTCCTGGATTGCTGCCTGGCTGCCCCAGCAAG GCAGTAGATCCAGGCTTGCCACTTGTGAAGCAAGAGCCACCTGACTCTGAGGAGGACAAGGAGAAGAGCAAGGATGACTCGGCCTCTGATTCCGCtccagaggaggaggcaggag ATCACGGAGATTTTCAGCCTGGGTGGAACCCGCCTCCGGGACACAGCAGTCTGGTTGCCAAG GGCAGGCAATCGAGAAGGCAAGATGGAAGTAAAGTGCGGGAGAAGAAGAAGACATTGGCGCCCACAAAGACAAGCTGGACCCCCCGCAGATGGCCTGGAACCCATGTCACTCTCTCACCACCTCCAACTTCGATGACGTGGGTGTCCTGCAGAAGAAACTGGTGCTCTTCACCACAGAGTTAA